A DNA window from Niabella yanshanensis contains the following coding sequences:
- a CDS encoding efflux RND transporter periplasmic adaptor subunit — protein sequence MKIIHIFITSILVIASFTSCSNKEQSDQRSPEAKEQATSVQAEHDEGGSSSIATITAEQMKAVGIILGNFENKNLTATIKANGALRVPNNNKANATSLYGGVIKTLRVQMGDHVSKGQVIATIENPQFIQLQEEYLTIDSRIVLAGQEMQRQKELNEGNAGALKNLQNATAELNALRTRKASLYRQIQLMGIIPSSVSASNLRSALVVTSPVNGTVSAEFAKIGSYVDVSSPVVEVVNNSLLHLDLQVFEKDLPHIKIGQSVNFTLTNNPTNTYTAKVFNIGSSFENESKTVAVHCTVTGNKTGLIDGMNITGMISIDNVPATTVPNDAIVEADGKNYIFIQTDKVPEAPAQEEDGHEHEAGGDHAPKEKLKTRGATMNFEKVEIVKGVSELGYTAVTPVKEISANAKLVTKGAFFINAKLANAGGHEH from the coding sequence ATGAAGATCATCCATATATTTATAACAAGTATTCTTGTCATCGCTTCTTTTACCAGCTGCAGCAATAAAGAGCAAAGCGACCAGAGGTCGCCAGAAGCAAAAGAACAAGCAACCAGTGTTCAAGCAGAACATGACGAAGGTGGTTCATCTTCCATAGCCACTATCACTGCAGAGCAAATGAAGGCTGTAGGAATAATATTAGGTAATTTTGAAAACAAAAACCTGACCGCAACCATTAAAGCCAACGGTGCATTGCGGGTGCCCAATAATAATAAGGCCAATGCTACCTCACTTTACGGAGGCGTCATCAAAACTCTTAGGGTACAAATGGGCGACCATGTAAGCAAGGGTCAGGTGATTGCTACTATCGAAAATCCACAGTTTATACAACTGCAGGAAGAGTACCTTACCATCGACAGCCGGATCGTGCTGGCCGGGCAGGAAATGCAGCGACAAAAGGAGTTGAATGAAGGTAATGCCGGCGCCCTGAAGAACCTCCAGAACGCCACTGCCGAGCTTAACGCCCTACGAACCCGCAAAGCATCCCTGTACCGGCAGATCCAGTTAATGGGGATAATCCCTTCTTCCGTAAGTGCTTCCAATCTAAGATCTGCATTAGTAGTTACCAGCCCGGTTAATGGTACCGTTAGTGCTGAATTTGCAAAAATCGGCAGCTATGTAGATGTATCATCTCCGGTAGTTGAAGTCGTTAACAACAGCCTGCTTCACCTGGATCTGCAGGTTTTCGAAAAAGACCTTCCGCATATTAAAATAGGCCAGTCAGTCAACTTTACGCTAACGAATAATCCAACCAATACTTATACAGCAAAAGTCTTCAATATCGGATCTTCGTTCGAAAATGAAAGTAAAACCGTTGCGGTTCACTGCACGGTAACAGGTAATAAAACCGGGCTGATAGATGGCATGAATATTACCGGCATGATAAGCATTGACAATGTGCCTGCTACTACGGTACCTAATGACGCTATTGTGGAAGCTGACGGAAAAAATTACATATTCATCCAAACAGACAAAGTGCCGGAAGCCCCGGCTCAGGAAGAAGACGGGCATGAACATGAGGCCGGCGGGGATCATGCGCCAAAAGAAAAACTAAAAACCCGTGGCGCCACAATGAATTTCGAAAAAGTAGAGATCGTTAAAGGTGTGTCTGAACTAGGCTATACAGCGGTAACACCCGTAAAGGAAATCTCAGCCAACGCGAAGCTGGTTACAAAAGGCGCCTTCTTTATTAACGCTAAGCTGGCGAATGCCGGAGGGCACGAACATTAA